TCCCCGGGCAGGTATTCACGCAGATCGAGAAACTCGATACCCCGGCCCTTGAACGACGACTTGTAGTCTCCGGAAAACAAGGTATTCACCAGCCGCTTTGTCCGAATCTCAACTTCCCGAACCTTGGACAGCGGCCCGGTGTCAGATTTCCTCTTGCCGACTACCGCCATAAGCTGCTTCTCACCATTTCCCCTTCGAGAACAAGGGTGGCACAGGCTTGGCTCTGCTGTTCTGGTTGCTCCATACTGCGGGCCTAGTCGCTGACGTCACCCGTCAGGACTATGGCACCTCTACCCGCTCCAGCACCCGACGCACTATATCGTCGGTGGACAACTCCTGAGCCTCGGCCTCATAGGACAGAATCACACGATGCCGCAGCACATCCATCGCCAGCTCTTTGATATCCTCAGGTATCACAAACCCGCGGCGTCGCAGAAAAGCCATTGCCCGGGCCGCAGTCACAAGATAAATCGAAGCGCGCGGCGAAGCGCCGTAACGAATCAGCGGCTCCAAATCGGCTAAACCATGATCCTTGGGAAACCTGGTGGCGAAGACAATGTTCAGAATATAGTCCTTAAGCTTGTCGTCCACATAGATTCGGCTTGTCAACTCCCGTGCCCGGACTATCGCTGCGGGCTGGACAACCGGCTGGGCCTCAGGTTCCTTACCTGCGGTCATCCTCTCGACTATCCGCTTCTCCTCCTCTTTGGACGGGTACCCGACGCGCAACTTTAGGAGGAATCTGTCGGTCTGGGCCTCGGGCAAAGGATAGGTGCCCTCCTGCTCGATCGGGTTCTGTGTCGCCAGAACAAGAAACGGGTCGTCAAGCCTGAAAGTTTCTTCGCCGATCGTAACCTGACGCTCCTGCATCGCCTCAAGCAGCGCGGACTGCACCTTTGGCGGCGCGCGGTTGATCTCGTCTGCAAGCACAAGATTCGCAAACACCGGCCCCTTGCGCGGATTGAACTCGCCGGTACGCTGGTCATATACCTGTGTGCCTATGATATCTGCGGGCAACAGGTCCGGAGTGAACTGAATGCGGGCGAACTTGGTGGCGATCGAACGCGCAAGTGTCTTCACTGCGTAAGTCTTGGCCAATCCCGGCACGCCC
This genomic interval from candidate division WOR-3 bacterium contains the following:
- a CDS encoding MoxR family ATPase, whose product is MEDMLRDDIKRVHEEIERESIFVQAITNEVGKVIVGQKYLIDRLLVGLLANGHILIEGVPGLAKTYAVKTLARSIATKFARIQFTPDLLPADIIGTQVYDQRTGEFNPRKGPVFANLVLADEINRAPPKVQSALLEAMQERQVTIGEETFRLDDPFLVLATQNPIEQEGTYPLPEAQTDRFLLKLRVGYPSKEEEKRIVERMTAGKEPEAQPVVQPAAIVRARELTSRIYVDDKLKDYILNIVFATRFPKDHGLADLEPLIRYGASPRASIYLVTAARAMAFLRRRGFVIPEDIKELAMDVLRHRVILSYEAEAQELSTDDIVRRVLERVEVP